The nucleotide sequence CGGCGGGTGGCTGCCAGCCGGATTTTCCTTCATGGGTTGATTCCATCAGATCAACGGCCTCGCCGGATTCCGGATAGGCGTGGAGGCAAACGACTTTCCCCTGCGGCAGGTCGATTTTGAATGGCGTGCCACCGGTGGCTTCCTGCCGGATCCATTTGAGGCCGACCGACGCCATGTCCGGTGTCACCTGCGGGCCGCCGAATGGCCAGCCAGTGCCGGTCGTCATGTCGACACCGAGGCCGAGGCGTTTCGCTTCGGTCGTCGTATGGCCCAGCGCCTCCATCCAAGCGGGTGACAGGAATTTGAGGAACCGGTCCTCCGCGCCTTTCGCTCCGTAGATGGGGCAGATTTCCACACCGCCGAGCCCGGTCCGCGCGAAGTCTTCGAGCTGCCGCGTCAGGTTCTTCTTGTCCACCGCGCTGCCGAGCCACCACCAGCGGGTCCATGGCTTGTTCGTGGAGGTGACGGGTGGCCAGGCGAGCGGATCGGCGGGGAAGTCCGCCGCAACGATGGAGCCAGGACATCCCAGCATCAGGGCTGCGGCAAGAGACAGGCGGAGCGATGGGAATGCCATGAAGCGAACGTTATGCCGCCCGTGCGCCGTATTTCCAGCAACCCGGTTGGGTTAATCGATTCGCATGGCGGCGAACCGACGCTCCGGCACAGAATCCTCCGTTTGAAAAAAACATGACGCGAAACGCTTTCAAAATGAAACTCAAGCCGGGATACCAAGCGGAATACCGGAAACGCCACGATGAGATCTGGCCGGAGCTTTCCGACGCCCTGGGCGCTGCGGGGGTTTCAGACTATTCCATTTTCCTGGATGAGGAAACCCTCACGCTCTTCGCCGTGCAAAAACTGGCGGATGGGCATCGCGCGGATTTCCTGCCGGGTCACCCGGTGGTGCGCCGGTGGTGGGACCACATGGCGGACATCATGGAGGTGAATCCTGACAACTCTCCGGTCTGTGTCCCCCTGACGGAGGTTTTCCACGCGGAATAGCACGCACATGAAACGAATCCTGATCCTCTTGGCCGCCTCGTTCGCCTGCCTCCGCGCGGCGGAGAAGATGAACGTGCTGCTCATCATCTCGGATGACATGCGCACCCAACTCGGCTGCTACGCGAGCACGCTGGCCAAGACACCGAATCTCGACCGCCTCGCCGCCAGCGGTGTGAAGTTCGACCGGGCGTACTGCCAGTTCCCGCTGTGCGGTCCCTCCCGGGCCTCGATGCTGACCGGTCGTTATCCGGCGACCATCGGCGTCATCGGAAACCGGACGTGGTTCGGCGACGCGCATCCCGAGGTGGTCAGCCTGCCGAAGCATTTCAAGAACCACGGCTACACGTCCATCCGGGTGGGGAAGATTTTCCACGGCGGCATCGACGATACAGAAGCGTGGAGCATCGACGGCCAGATCCGAACGCTCGCCGGAGTGCCGAAGGATGCTCCGAAGCCAACCAAGGAAGCCGACCCGGACGATGTGGTGAAAGAGGTTCCGCCCGAGGTCCGGGACGGTAAATCCGACAGCCGCATCGTCCTGGAGGGCAAGGGTGAAAAACACGGCGACTACAAGGCGGCGGACCGGGCGATCAAATACCTTCGGGAAAACAAGGATCGTCCCTTTTTCCTGGGCTGCGGATTTGTCAAACCCCACAGCCCGCCGGAAGCTCCGCAATCGTTTTATGATCTGTGGGAGGTGAAGGACATCCCGTTGCCCGTGGACTTCGCGACGCGTCCGACCGTGCCCGACGGATTTCCCGCGGGTTCCATCCGTCCGAAAAACGCGGATTTGTTCATCGGGCGGGACGCGTCACCGGAAGAGGCCCGTGAAATGATCCGCGCCTACATGGCCTCCGCCGCATTCATGGACTGGAATGTGGGACGGGTTCTGGCGGAACTCGACGCGCTCGGGCTGCGCCAGAAAACCATCGTCGTGTTCTGGGGGGATCACGGCTACCAGCTCGGGGAAAAAGGCAAGTGGTCCAAGGCCGGATCACTATGGGAACAAGGCGCGCGCACGCCGTTTTTCATCTGCGATCCCCGCGAACAAACCGCCGGGAGGACCTGCACGCGTGTTGTGGAGATGATCGATCTGTATCCCACCTTGGCCGAGCTCTGTGGTCTGGCACCGCCCATGGGCGTGGAAGGCCGCAGTCTTGCTCCTCTGCTTGGAAACCCGGACCGGGAATGGAACCATCCCGCCTACACCGTGTGGAGTGAGGATGGCAAAACCTTCAGCGGCGTCCTCGTCCGGACCGAGCAGTGGCGCTACGGCGAGTTCTTCGGCCGTGGGGCGGGGAGGATGTTGGTCAACCCCGCCAAGGATCCGAACGAACTCACCAATCTCGCCGATCTCCCGCAGAACGCCGCCACCGTGGAGCATTTCGCGAAAATGGTGAGGGAATACGCGAAGGACAAGCTTCCTGCGGAGGGCGGGAAATGAGCGGGATCACGCGCTCTGCGGGCGAAATCAGCCGCGGATGGAGGCCCACGGCTCCTCGCCGCTCACATCGACCATGAACGGACCCACCTGCGAGCCAGGCGTCAGGATTGCCAGGATCACCGCATCCTTGTCGGAAAGATTGAACGTCGCATGAACCACGCCCGGGAGCATGTGCGCGGCTTCCCCGGCCTTGAGGAGCTGTTTTTGTTCACCCACCCACTGTTCCACCTCGCCTTCCAGGACATAGATGACCTCCTCCAGCTCCGGATGCGTGTGGAAATTGTGCCCCTCGCCCGCGGGCAGGACCGCGCGGCAGACTTGCAGTCCCTCCGCATTGGTGATTTCCGGGCGGCACATCCAGTAGTTCGTGCGGCCCTTGAAGTCTTCCTTCATGGCTTCGGCTTCGGTGATGAATGGAGTTTTCATAAGATGATTCAGAGAGGGGGATTCCCGGCGACCAGCTCCGTGAGCAACGGACCGGCCTGGGAAATGAGGGTTTCGAATGGCAAACCGCCGTCCGCCAATGCGTGGAGGGAGTGGAAAACGCCGCTGCCGCGCGCGGCATCATCCGCGATGCCACAATAGCCGATGACCGGGACGCCATGGCTTCCGGCCAGCCGGGCGAGCGCCACCGGGCCTTTTCCAGAAAGACTCTGGTGGTCGATGGAACCTTCACCGGTGATCACCACATCCGCCTGGCGGATTCTTTCCTCCAGGTGGAGCAGTCCGGCCAGCAGGTCGAACCCCGAGATCAATTCCGCCCCGGCGAAATGCAGCAGACCGAAGCCCAGCCCGCCCGCCGCGCCAGCCCCCGGCGTGAGTGCGGCTTCTTCGCCATCGCTGATCGTCACGAGGTGTGCGAGGGCGGTTTCCAGTTGTGGCCGGGTTTCCGAGGTGGAGCCTTTTTGTGCGGAGAAAATAGCGGTCGCTCCTTGTGGTCCGAGCAGGGGATTCTCGACGTCGCAAGCGGCGATGACTTCCGGAAGCCTGATGCGGCGCGTCATATCCACCTCACAGACATCGTCCAGATTCGATGGCGTGGGGCGGACCTTGCCACCGGATGCTGTCAGGAAATCCACGCCGAGGGCGGCAGCCATTCCGCTGCCACCGTCATTTGTCGCGCTGCCGCCGATGCCGAGAATGATGCGGGTCACGGCGTGTTCGGAAACCGCGTGCGCCATCTGCATGCCCACGCCGAAGGTGGTCGCGGCGAGCGGGTCTCTCTCTCCGGGGCCGAGCCGCCACAAGCCGGCGGTTTCCGCCATTTCCATGACTGCGATCGGCCCGTCGTCCGTGACAGCCAACACATAGCGGCTGGTGATCTCCCGCCCCAGCGCGTCCACCGCGGGACAGGAAATCCATCTTCCGTGCAGGGCCGCGGCCAGTGTGTCCATGAATCCCTCGCCGCCATCCGCGATCGGGCAGAGATCGAGCGTGGCATCCGGCTCGCCCTGTGAAATGCCCGCCGCGATGGCCGCCGCTGCATCCGGCGCCGAGAGCGAGCCTTTGAATTTGTCCGGGGCGATCAGGTAGCGGCGTGGCATGCCAAATAGGTTATGGCGCATTTCCGGGGCGGGAAATACCATTCTGCCCGGCATGTCCACATTTCCTTACTTCACCTCCACATTGGCAGCGGTTTGCATGATTGCCCCGTCGCCATGTGCGTTTGCGGGCGGCGCGGCGGATTACCTGAAGAAAAACGACGCATGGTTTGCTTCCGCAGAGTGCGGTCGGATCGCGGCGAACATTCTGTCGTTCCAATCCGCTGCCGGGGGCTGGCCGAAAAACACGGACACCACGGGGAACCCCGATGCGGGAGATCGGGAGAATCTCAAACCCACCTTCGACAACGGTGCCACCACCGATGAGCTTCGTTT is from Luteolibacter yonseiensis and encodes:
- a CDS encoding cupin domain-containing protein gives rise to the protein MKTPFITEAEAMKEDFKGRTNYWMCRPEITNAEGLQVCRAVLPAGEGHNFHTHPELEEVIYVLEGEVEQWVGEQKQLLKAGEAAHMLPGVVHATFNLSDKDAVILAILTPGSQVGPFMVDVSGEEPWASIRG
- the rhaM gene encoding L-rhamnose mutarotase; the protein is MTRNAFKMKLKPGYQAEYRKRHDEIWPELSDALGAAGVSDYSIFLDEETLTLFAVQKLADGHRADFLPGHPVVRRWWDHMADIMEVNPDNSPVCVPLTEVFHAE
- a CDS encoding sulfatase; the protein is MKRILILLAASFACLRAAEKMNVLLIISDDMRTQLGCYASTLAKTPNLDRLAASGVKFDRAYCQFPLCGPSRASMLTGRYPATIGVIGNRTWFGDAHPEVVSLPKHFKNHGYTSIRVGKIFHGGIDDTEAWSIDGQIRTLAGVPKDAPKPTKEADPDDVVKEVPPEVRDGKSDSRIVLEGKGEKHGDYKAADRAIKYLRENKDRPFFLGCGFVKPHSPPEAPQSFYDLWEVKDIPLPVDFATRPTVPDGFPAGSIRPKNADLFIGRDASPEEAREMIRAYMASAAFMDWNVGRVLAELDALGLRQKTIVVFWGDHGYQLGEKGKWSKAGSLWEQGARTPFFICDPREQTAGRTCTRVVEMIDLYPTLAELCGLAPPMGVEGRSLAPLLGNPDREWNHPAYTVWSEDGKTFSGVLVRTEQWRYGEFFGRGAGRMLVNPAKDPNELTNLADLPQNAATVEHFAKMVREYAKDKLPAEGGK
- a CDS encoding glycerate kinase family protein yields the protein MPRRYLIAPDKFKGSLSAPDAAAAIAAGISQGEPDATLDLCPIADGGEGFMDTLAAALHGRWISCPAVDALGREITSRYVLAVTDDGPIAVMEMAETAGLWRLGPGERDPLAATTFGVGMQMAHAVSEHAVTRIILGIGGSATNDGGSGMAAALGVDFLTASGGKVRPTPSNLDDVCEVDMTRRIRLPEVIAACDVENPLLGPQGATAIFSAQKGSTSETRPQLETALAHLVTISDGEEAALTPGAGAAGGLGFGLLHFAGAELISGFDLLAGLLHLEERIRQADVVITGEGSIDHQSLSGKGPVALARLAGSHGVPVIGYCGIADDAARGSGVFHSLHALADGGLPFETLISQAGPLLTELVAGNPPL